A genome region from Columba livia isolate bColLiv1 breed racing homer chromosome 2, bColLiv1.pat.W.v2, whole genome shotgun sequence includes the following:
- the CNPY1 gene encoding LOW QUALITY PROTEIN: protein canopy homolog 1 (The sequence of the model RefSeq protein was modified relative to this genomic sequence to represent the inferred CDS: substituted 1 base at 1 genomic stop codon) produces MEPGYINIAEIEFICDAGPLTMVVMKTSYFDQQRVERKRRRRRRKGDGGDLLLDEKRKIYTDFKKKIRVXSDVYKPLKSELSFLKGAQHQFGWCTPLLLFLKKQSKTKQKNKSTVQVSSFFSSLQWGSIVEEYEDEIFSLIAQEADYLADKLCSEKSGTVSDVTCALSAAVWGCVVGFFSNPAYCFGEVGCC; encoded by the exons ATGGAGCCGGGATATATCAACATCGCCGAAATCGAGTTCATTTGCGATGCAGGCCCTTTGACTATGGTTGTCATGAAAACTTCCTACTTTGATCAGCAGAGggtggagagaaaaagaagaagaagaagaag AAAAGGAGATGGGGGAGATTTGCTCCTAgatgagaagagaaaaatctatacagactttaaaaaaaaaatcagggtttAATCTGATGTTTACAAACCTTTGAAATCTGAATTAA GCTTCCTAAAAGGTGCCCAACACCAGTTTGGATGGTGCACCCCCTTG cttctttttttaaaaaaacaaagcaaaacaaaacaaaaaaataaaagcacagtaCAAGTATCCTCCTTTTTCTCATCCTTACAGTGGGGAAGTATCGTAGAAGAGTATGAAGATGAAATATTCTCACTTATCGCCCAAGAGGCAGACTATCTAGCTGACAAGCTGTGCAGTGAAAAATCAGGTACTGTGTCTGATGTAACATGTGCTCTCTCTGCAGCGGTGTGGGGTtgtgttgttgggtttttttcaaaccCAGCGTACTGCTTTGGAGAAGTGGGCTGTTGTTGA